From one Trifolium pratense cultivar HEN17-A07 linkage group LG1, ARS_RC_1.1, whole genome shotgun sequence genomic stretch:
- the LOC123890189 gene encoding uncharacterized protein LOC123890189: MDQEGQDQAALREDVDAMKVKMDKMLELVQALVNNHQPAATAPNANWPEYGLPAGYTPPEEDGGVPPPPEPVVIPVSNEVPSAQGARASTEPNTSEIVQPTQTPPTLEADQGDKYKALEERLKAIEGVSAFGFDASNMCLVPDVVVPPKFKAPDFDKYKGTGCPKIHIKRFYTKMAAHASNEKLLIHIFQDSLSGASLDWYMQLERAQIKTWKDLVDAFLTQYSYNLNIAPNRMQLQNLSQRSNEAFKEYAQRWRELAAQVQPPLMDRELVDTFMSTLQGPYYEKMIGSISSNFADLVIIGERVEAGIKSGKIQKFTKDQTSGRRSFNSNPRKKEEETNAITTSAPAQIPYSVIVPPQPQQRNQSNGRNNFEKRVVQLDRVPVPYGQILPYLLQKGMIELKQLPPVVPPYPAHFKSDVKCDYHSGALGHTIENCKAFKYKVQELIDQKLLTFKEEGPNVKTNPLPGHAGPSVNAVEDDGGIQLINEVSKIRTPLAVVREKLIGYEEFEMMHSDCEECARKPENCKKMRMCLQQLMDQGLVQIGYSVVNPVIAALEDFTPIEIPFKRAPIPNKEVHPLVFRVPKSFPFESTQKVPWNYQPTVSMGQEQVTLENPAVDSIVGIGGMTRSGRIFSHDQSSKVIEKPLLDLAKGKHVEEMGKEQPHKVAPKGDAEEFLKIIRKSDYQVVDQLGQTPSKISMLSLLLSSEIHRNALMKVLGEAHVEKDVTVNQFDGIIANIASSRYLGFNDEELPAKGCDHNKALYISVKCLGNILSKVLIDNGSSLNVMPKRTFDKLNSEGAVMRPSTLVVKAFDGSERTVMGEIDLPVLVGPQLFTITFQVMDINPAYSCLLGRPWIHSAGVVTSTLHQKLKFMSNGKIIIVSSQEDIMVSHLSAFQYIEEDEQAVEIPFQALEVATVTMKRKKKAKLAFTSWQAMKEALNEASLEGWGKVPVVQEKKDRFGLGYRPSTKGSTSSNYKGGRSLQEMFRSAGFNNKEQVNMIGDNEKDAPNLVRSCANEEPLNNWKAEEISEVSFKTIEIPVETYPASFPFDFEHPVNQAEGVDEDDCELPEGLARLLKQEEKAIQPHQEQVETINLGSESDVKEVKVGASLQEDVKKDLVSLLQEYVDVFAWSYQDMPGLDTDIVVHKLPLKPECAPVKQKMRRTRPDMALKIREEVKKQFDAGFLAVAKYPQWVANIVPVPKKDGKVRMCVDYRDLNRASPKDDFPLPHIDVLVDNTAQSSVFSFMDGFSGYNQIKMHPEDMEKTTFITPWGTFCYKVMPFGLKNAGATYQRAMVTLFHDMIHKEIEVYVDDMIAKSQGEEEHLVHLRKLFARLRKFRLRLNPNKCTFGVRSGKLLGFIVSQRGIEVDPDKVRAIQEMPAPKSEKEVRGFLGRLNYIARFISHLTSTCEPIFKLLRKDQAVEWNDDCQKAFDKIKEYLQEPPILIPPVPGRPLLMYMTVLEDSMGCVLGQQDETGKKEHAIYFLSKKFTDCESRYTALEKTCCALAWAARRLRQYMLTHTTHLISKMDPIKYIFEKPAVTGKIARWQMLLSEYDIQYVAQKAIKGSVLSEYLAHKPLEEHQPVPSDFPDEDVMILEKVIGDEEGPEPGARWKLVFDGASNAMGHGVGAVLISPRGGYRPLAARLCFECTNNIAEYEACIMGLEAAIDLRIKILEVYGDSALVICQVKGEWEARHPKIIPYCTQVKKLAEYFDEITFHHIPREENQVADALATLSSMYKVRFHNEAPLIVLERKDEPAVCTVASKEYDDKPWFHDIKRYLEKQEYPEGASISDRKTLRRLATQFFLDGEVLYKRNYDMVLLRCVDRQEADHLLAEIHEGTFGTHANGHAMARKILRAGYYWLTMEADCYRYVKTCHKCQIYADKVHVPPNPLNVLTTPWPFSMWGIDVIGMIEPKASNGHRFILVAIDYFTKWVEVASYANVTQQVVARFIKKEIICRYGIPNKIITDNGSNLNNKLVKELCDGFKIEHHNSSPYRPQMNGAVEAANKNIKRIIQKMVKTYKDWHEMLPYALHGYRTTIRTSTGATPFSLVYGMEAVLPVEVEIPSLRVLMETKLEEAEWAQTRFDQLNLIEEKRLTALCHDQLYQQRRKKAFDKKVRPREFREGELVLKKILPIHKDSRGKWTPNYEGPYVVKKAFSGGALILATMDEEEFPLPVNADAVKKYYA; this comes from the exons ATGGATCAAGAAGGACAGGATCAAGCGGCCTTAAGAGAGGACGTTGACGCAATGAAAGTCAAGATGGACAAGATGCTCGAGCTTGTCCAAGCTTTGGTAAACAACCATCAGCCTGCTGCGACCGCTCCGAATGCGAACTGGCCTGAATATGGTCTTCCCGCTGGCTACACTCCACCCGAAGAAGATGGTGGCGTACCTCCCCCTCCAGAGCCTGTTGTCATCCCTGTTTCGAATGAAGTACCATCCGCTCAAGGAGCTCGCGCCAGCACCGAGCCGAATACCTCGGAGATTGTTCAGCCTACTCAGACCCCACCAACGCTTGAGGCTGATCAAGGAGATAAGTATAAGGCCTTAGAAGAAAGGTTGAAGGCTATTGAAGGTGTTAGTGCCTTCGGGTTTGATGCTTCAAACATGTGCTTAGTTCCAGATGTGGTGGTCCCACCAAAGTTCAAAGCCCCGGATTTTGATAAGTACAAGGGCACTGGCTGTCCAAAAATCCACATCAAGAGGTTCTATACCAAGATGGCTGCTCATGCTTCGAATGAGAAACTGCTCATTCACATCTTCCAAGACAGTTTAAGTGGAGCTTCACTTGATTGGTACATGCAATTGGAAAGGGCTCAGATCAAAACTTGGAAAGATCTTGTGGATGCTTTCCTTACTCAATACAGTTACAATCTGAATATCGCTCCCAACCGCATGCAACTACAAAACCTGTCTCAAAGGAGTAATGAAGCATTCAAGGAATATGCCCAGCGTTGGAGGGAGTTGGCCGCTCAAGTCCAACCTCCCTTGATGGATCGCGAATTGGTAGACACTTTCATGAGCACTCTGCAAGGACCCTACTATGAAAAAATGATAGGGAGTATTTCATCCAATTTCGCAGATTTGGTCATCATAGGAGAGCGTGTGGAGGCAGGAATTAAGAGTGGAAAGATTCAGAAGTTCACTAAGGATCAGACTAGTGGAAGGAGGTCCTTCAATTCGAATCCAAGgaagaaggaggaggaaacTAATGCCATCACCACAAGTGCACCAGCTCAAATACCATACTCGGTAATTGTTCCTCCACAACCACAACAAAGGAACCAATCTAATGGCCGAAACAACTTTGAAAAGAGGGTTGTGCAATTGGACCGTGTGCCTGTGCCATACGGTCAAATCCTCCCTTATCTGCTACAAAAAGGGATGATAGAGCTAAAGCAGCTTCCACCGGTAGTACCTCCTTACCCAGCTCATTTTAAGAGTGATGTCAAGTGCGATTACCACTCTGGGGCACTTGGGCATACTATTGAAAATTGCAAAGCTTTTAAGTACAAGGTACAAGAGTTGATTGATCAGAAGTTGTTAACCTTTAAGGAGGAGGGACCCAATGTGAAGACCAATCCACTGCCTGGCCATGCTGGCCCATCTGTGAATGCTGTGGAGGATGATGGAGGAATTCAATTGATAAATGAAGTTTCTAAGATCCGAACTCCATTAGCCGTAGTTAGAGAAAAGCTAATTGGTTATGAAGAATTCGAGATGATGCACTCTGACTGTGAAGAGTGTGCAAGGAAGCCTGAGAATTGTAAGAAGATGAGGATGTGTTTACAACAGTTGATGGATCAAGGCTTGGTCCAGATTGGCTACTCAGTAGTAAACCCCGTCATTGCGGCATTAGAGGACTTCACGCCAATTGAGATCCCATTCAAAAGGGCCCCTATACCAAATAAGGAGGTCCACCCACTAGTCTTCAGGGTGCCTAAGTCTTTTCCATTCGAGAGCACTCAAAAGGTACCATGGAATTATCAACCTACTGTTTCCATGGGCCAAGAGCAAGTAACACTTGAAAATCCCGCCGTTGACAGCATTGTAGGGATAGGAGGGATGACAAGAAGTGGGAGGATCTTTTCTCATGATCAGTCAAGCAAGGTTATTGAGAAGCCCCTGTTGGATCTAGCTAAAGGGAAGCATGTAGAAGAGATGGGTAAAGAGCAGCCCCATAAGGTGGCACCTAAAGGGGATGCCGAAGAATTTTTAAAGATCATTCGCAAGAGTGATTATCAAGTGGTTGATCAGTTAGGGCAAACTCCGTCTAAAATCTCTATGCTATCATTATTGCTATCCTCAGAAATCCATAGGAATGCCTTAATGAAAGTGTTGGGAGAAGCCCATGTTGAGAAAGACGTCACCGTGAATCAATTTGACGGGATAATAGCCAACATCGCTTCAAGCAGATATCTCGGGTTTAATGATGAAGAATTACCAGCCAAAGGTTGTGACCACAACAAGGCATTGTATATATCTGTCAAGTGTTTGGGCAACATCTTGTCCAAAGTATTGATAGATAATGGTTCGTCCCTGAATGTCATGCCCAAGAGGACCTTCGATAAGTTAAACAGCGAAGGGGCAGTAATGAGGCCTAGCACACTTGTTGTCAAAGCCTTCGATGGCTCAGAAAGGACGGTCATGGGAGAGATAGACCTTCCAGTTTTGGTTGGTCCCCAGCTCTTCACAATCACTTTCCAAGTCATGGATATTAATCCTGCTTATAGTTGCCTCCTTGGAAGACCATGGATTCATTCGGCTGGCGTTGTCACATCCACCCTACATCAAAAGCTCAAGTTCATGTCCAACGGCAAGATCATCATAGTATCCAGTCAAGAGGATATTATGGTGAGTCATTTGTCCGCCTTTCAGTACATTGAGGAAGATGAGCAAGCAGTGGAAATTCCGTTTCAGGCTCTGGAGGTCGCAACTGTCACCATGAAGCGAAAGAAGAAAGCTAAACTTGCCTTCACTTCATGGCAAGCAATGAAGGAAGCATTGAACGAAGCAAGTCTAGAGGGTTGGGGGAAGGTGCCTGTGGTTCAAGAAAAGAAGGATCGCTTTGGGCTAGGATATCGACCATCAACAAAGGGGTCGACCAGTTCTAACTACAAGGGTGGTCGTTCCCTCCAAGAAATGTTTCGCAGTGCGGGGTTCAACAACAAAGAGCAAGTGAACATGATTGGGGATAATGAGAAAGATGCACCTAACCTAGTGCGCAGCTGTGCTAATGAAGAGCCCCTCAACAATTGGAAGGCCGAGGAGATTTCTGAAGTTTCTTTTAA AACCATAGAAATACCCGTTGAAACCTACCCCGCTAGTTTCCCTTTTGACTTCGAACATCCGGTAAACCAAGCCGAAGGAGTTGACGAGGATGATTGTGAACTTCCTGAAGGACTAGCTCGCCTGTTGAAACAAGAAGAAAAGGCCATTCAGCCGCATCAAGAGCAAGTTGAGACAATCAACTTGGGGAGCGAGTCAGATGTAAAAGAGGTCAAAGTAGGGGCATCATTGCAAGAAGATGTAAAGAAGGATCTGGTCAGTTTGTTGCAAGAATACGTCGATGTGTTTGCTTGGTCTTATCAAGATATGCCAGGATTGGATACCGACATAGTTGTGCACAAGCTCCCACTCAAGCCTGAATGTGCACCTGTAAAACAGAAGATGAGAAGAACAAGACCTGATATGGCTCTCAAGATCAGAGAAGAAGTGAAGAAGCAATTTGATGCAGGATTTCTAGCTGTGGCCAAGTACCCGCAATGGGTTGCTAACATTGTACCAGTCCCAAAGAAAGATGGCAAGGTACGAATGTGTGTGGATTACCGAGACTTGAACCGAGCAAGTCCAAAGGATGACTTCCCGTTGCCCCACATAGATGTGTTGGTGGATAATACCGCTCAGTCCTCAGTGTTTTCTTTCATGGATGGTTTCTCCGGATATAATCAGATCAAGATGCATCCTGAAGATATGGAAAAAACTACTTTCATTACTCCGTGGGGGACTTTCTGCTACAAAGTCATGCCTTTTGGTTTGAAGAATGCTGGAGCAACATATCAAAGAGCGATGGTGACCCTCTTTCATGATATGATTCACAAGGAGATAGAGGTGTACGTGGATGATATGATTGCCAAGTCTCAAGGAGAAGAAGAGCACCTGGTCCACCTGCGTAAGTTGTTCGCACGTTTAAGGAAGTTCAGATTGCGACTGAATCCTAACAAATGTACATTCGGGGTCAGATCAGGAAAACTATTAGGGTTCATAGTCAGCCAAAGAGGAATTGAGGTAGACCCAGATAAGGTTAGGGCTATACAAGAAATGCCTGCGCCCAAATCTGAAAAGGAGGTGCGTGGTTTCTTGGGAAGACTGAATTACATCGCCCGCTTCATCTCGCATCTCACATCTACCTGTGAACCAATCTTCAAGTTATTAAGGAAGGATCAAGCTGTTGAATGGAATGACGACTGTCAAAAGGCATTTGATAAGATCAAGGAATATCTGCAAGAGCCGCCCATCCTGATTCCACCTGTGCCCGGTAGGCCACTCCTAATGTACATGACCGTGCTTGAAGATTCAATGGGTTGTGTGTTGGGTCAACAAGATGAAACCGGTAAAAAGGAGCATGCCATCTATTTCCTAAGCAAGAAGTTCACAGATTGTGAATCAAGGTACACTGCCCTTGAGAAGACCTGTTGCGCGCTAGCATGGGCTGCTCGACGTCTAAGGCAGTACATGCTAACTCACACTACGCATTTGATTTCCAAGATGGATCCTATCAAGTACATCTTTGAAAAACCTGCCGTTACCGGAAAGATTGCGCGCTGGCAGATGTTGCTGTCTGAGTACGATATCCAGTATGTCGCTCAAAAGGCAATCAAAGGAAGTGTGTTGTCGGAGTATCTTGCTCACAAACCTCTAGAAGAGCATCAGCCGGTTCCATCCGATTTTCCTGATGAAGATGTCATGATCTTAGAGAAAGTTATAGGAGATGAAGAAGGGCCCGAACCAGGCGCTCGTTGGAAACTAGTCTTCGATGGAGCTTCCAATGCTATGGGGCACGGAGTCGGGGCAGTGTTGATATCACCAAGAGGTGGGTATAGACCTCTTGCAGCCAGATTGTGCTTTGAGTGTACAAACAACATAGCAGAATATGAAGCCTGTATCATGGGTCTCGAGGCAGCCATCGATCTAAGGATCAAAATCTTAGAAGTATATGGAGACTCAGCATTAGTCATCTGTCAAGTAAAAGGAGAATGGGAAGCACGGCACCCAAAGATAATCCCATATTGCACTCAAGTCAAGAAGCTAGCAGAGTACTTTGATGAGATCACTTTCCATCACATTCCAAGGGAAGAGAATCAGGTGGCCGATGCTTTAGCTACGTTATCTTCAATGTACAAAGTAAGGTTCCACAACGAAGCGCCTCTCATAGTATTGGAACGTAAGGATGAACCGGCTGTGTGCACAGTGGCTTCAAAGGAATATGATGACAAACCATGGTTCCATGATATCAAGCGATATTTGGAGAAACAAGAGTATCCCGAAGGTGCGTCAATCAGTGACAGAAAGACATTGAGAAGGTTGGCCACACAGTTCTTCTTAGATGGGGAAGTACTCTACAAAAGAAACTATGACATGGTGTTGCTTAGATGTGTAGACCGACAAGAAGCGGATCATCTTCTGGCAGAAATCCATGAAGGAACTTTCGGGACTCACGCCAATGGGCATGCAATGGCGAGGAAGATCTTGAGGGCAGGGTATTATTGGCTGACCATGGAAGCAGACTGCTACCGTTATGtcaaaacatgtcataagtGCCAAATATATGCCGACAAGGTGCATGTGCCACCAAACCCGTTGAATGTATTAACGACACCTTGGCCGTTCTCTATGTGGGGCATTGATGTAATTGGAATGATTGAGCCGAAAGCTTCTAACGGACACAGGTTCATCTTGGTCGCTATTGATTACTTCACCAAATGGGTTGAAGTAGCTTCATATGCGAATGTGACACAACAAGTAGTAGCCCGATTCAtcaagaaagaaataatttgtCGTTACGGGATTCCTAACAAAATTATCACAGATAATGGGTCAAACCTAAACAACAAGTTAGTGAAAGAATTATGCGATGGTTTCAAGATTGAGCACCATAACTCTTCGCCGTATCGACCACAGATGAACGGCGCCGTGGAAGCAGCCAACAAGAATATCAAGAGGATTATTCAGAAGATGGTCAAGACGTATAAAGATTGGCATGAGATGCTCCCGTATGCATTGCATGGATATAGGACGACCATCCGTACCTCAACCGGGGCAACCCCTTTTTCTCTAGTATACGGCATGGAGGCAGTACTCCCCGTCGAGGTGGAAATCCCTTCATTGAGAGTGTTGATGGAGACCAAACTAGAAGAGGCTGAGTGGGCCCAAACAAGGTTTGACCAGTTGAACCTCATAGAGGAAAAGCGCTTAACGGCACTCTGCCATGATCAGCTGTATCAACAACGACGCAAGAAGGCCTTTGACAAGAAAGTGCGCCCCCGTGAGTTTCGAGAAGGCGAGCTAGTATTGAAGAAGATCTTGCCCATCCACAAAGATTCCCGAGGCAAATGGACCCCTAACTATGAGGGACCATACGTGGTGAAGAAAGCATTTTCAGGAGGAGCCTTAATCCTCGCCACTATGGATGAAGAAGAATTTCCACTCCCAGTGAATGCTGACGCGGTCAAGAAGTATTAtgcctaa
- the LOC123918222 gene encoding 40S ribosomal protein S15-4-like, whose amino-acid sequence MADVEPEVAAQGVPKKRTFKKFSFRGVDLDSLLDMKTDELVKLFSARARRRFQRGLTRKPMALIKKLRKAKREAPAGEKPEPVRTHLRNMIIVPEMIGSIIGVYNGKTFNQVEIKPEMIGHYLAEFSISYKPVKHGRPGIGCSALPKN is encoded by the exons ATG GCCGATGTTGAACCTGAGGTAGCAGCACAAGGAGTGCCAAAGAAGCGTACATTCAAGAAGTTCAGTTTCCGTGGAGTTGATCTCGATTCTCTCTTGGATATGAAGACTGATGAACTCGTCAAGCTTTTCTCTGCTCGTGCCCGCAGAAG GTTTCAACGTGGTTTGACCCGTAAGCCTATGGCACTCATCAAGAAGCTCCGCAAGGCA AAACGTGAGGCACCAGCTGGTGAGAAGCCGGAACCTGTGAGGACTCACCTCCGTAACATGATCATCGTGCCTGAGATGATTGGTAGCATCATTGGTGTCTACAACGGAAAGACCTTCAATCAGGTTGAAATTAAGCCTGAAATGATTGGTCACTATTTGGCTGAATTCTCAATCTCTTATAAGCCTGTTAAGCATGGTAGACCTGGTATTGGTTGTAGCGCCCTCCCTAAAAATTAA
- the LOC123918251 gene encoding histone H1-like codes for MAPKSSTASHPTYEEMIKEAIVTLKKKTGSSQFAIAKFIEEKHKNLSPNFKKLLLQALKKNIASGKLVKVKGSFKLSPAAKASEPKTKPAIAKPKTKPAAKVTSMKAKPAAKPKTKAAAAKPKAVVAKPKAAAVKPKAGVKPKTAEKPVKAARTSTRTTPGKKVVASKAVVKKAVAAKKAPVKRKSVKSPTKKVSTKRGGRK; via the exons ATGGCTCCAAAATCTTCCACCGCTTCACATCCTACTTACGAAGAG ATGATTAAGGAAGCAATTGTGACACTGAAGAAGAAAACAGGTTCAAGTCAATTTGCGATTGCGAAATTCATCGAAGAGAAACACAAAAATCTTTCTCCAAATTTCAAGAAACTATTGCTTCAAGCTTTGAAGAAAAACATTGCTTCTGGAAAACTTGTTAAGGTTAAAGGTTCATTCAAACTTTCTCCGGCGGCTAAAGCTTCTGAGCCGAAGACAAAGCCCGCCATTGCGAAGCCGAAAACAAAGCCAGCTGCTAAAGTAACGTCGATGAAGGCCAAGCCAGCCGCTAAGCCAAAGACGAAAGCTGCTGCTGCCAAGCCCAAAGCTGTTGTTGCTAAGCCCAAAGCTGCTGCTGTAAAGCCCAAGGCAGGTGTGAAACCTAAGACTGCGGAGAAACCTGTCAAGGCTGCAAGGACTTCAACGAGGACGACGCCGGGGAAGAAAGTTGTGGCTTCGAAGGCAGTAGTGAAGAAAGCTGTGGCTGCTAAGAAAGCTCCGGTGAAGAGAAAAAGTGTGAAGTCTCCGACGAAGAAAGTTTCGACGAAGAGAGGAGGAAGAAAATGA